In Deltaproteobacteria bacterium, a single genomic region encodes these proteins:
- the coaD gene encoding pantetheine-phosphate adenylyltransferase, translated as MAVYPGSFDPITLGHVDIVERASRLFDRVIVAIGHHPSKRGFFPVEQREALARQSIAHVPGVQVGHFDGLVVDFCRREGARVLVRGLRATGDFEPEFQMGLANRDLAPEIETVFLIPPASHMYVSSSLVREIALHGGDFERYVAPVVAAAVRERARGGHG; from the coding sequence ATCGCCGTCTACCCGGGGTCGTTCGATCCGATCACGCTCGGCCACGTCGACATCGTCGAGCGGGCGTCGCGACTGTTCGATCGGGTCATCGTCGCGATCGGTCACCACCCGAGCAAGCGCGGCTTCTTCCCGGTCGAGCAGCGTGAGGCGCTCGCACGGCAGAGCATCGCGCACGTGCCCGGCGTGCAGGTCGGGCACTTCGATGGCCTGGTGGTCGACTTCTGTCGGCGCGAGGGCGCGCGCGTGCTCGTCCGCGGTCTGCGGGCGACCGGTGACTTCGAGCCCGAGTTCCAGATGGGCCTCGCCAACCGCGACCTCGCGCCCGAGATCGAGACCGTGTTCCTGATTCCGCCCGCCTCGCACATGTACGTCTCGAGCTCGCTGGTGCGGGAGATCGCGCTGCACGGCGGCGACTTCGAGCGCTACGTCGCGCCGGTGGTGGCAGCCGCCGTCCGCGAGCGCGCCCGCGGGGGCCACGGGTGA
- a CDS encoding polyprenyl synthetase family protein, translating to MSKTFDLDAWTRERRERVDAALADVLKVPGRSDPGRLRESMHYAVMLGGKRMRPLLTVAACEAAGGTVEQALPAACAIEMIHAYSLVHDDLPAMDNDVERRGKPTVHVAFGHDMAILCGDALLTLAFETLARGAGKGGRIVEAVVRMAQHAGVDGMVGGQAMDLEAGQGIEKLETLEAVHAKKTGALYAASGAMGALCAGAGDDVVARLEKWGLQFGIAFQHADDILDDDQVALRDQATARVDALVASCLDLAQDLGAGAEPLRAIAKWVQERTHAAAAGEKRD from the coding sequence ATGAGCAAGACGTTCGATCTCGATGCCTGGACCCGTGAGCGGCGCGAGCGCGTCGACGCGGCACTCGCCGACGTGCTGAAGGTGCCGGGTCGCAGCGATCCCGGCCGCCTGCGCGAGTCGATGCACTACGCGGTGATGCTCGGTGGCAAGCGCATGCGCCCGTTGCTGACGGTCGCCGCCTGCGAGGCCGCCGGGGGCACCGTCGAGCAGGCGCTGCCGGCCGCCTGCGCGATCGAGATGATCCACGCGTACTCGCTGGTGCACGACGACCTGCCGGCGATGGACAACGACGTCGAGCGTCGTGGCAAGCCCACGGTGCACGTCGCGTTCGGCCACGACATGGCGATCCTCTGCGGCGACGCCCTGCTGACGCTGGCGTTCGAGACCCTCGCGCGCGGGGCTGGCAAGGGCGGCCGCATCGTCGAGGCCGTGGTCCGCATGGCCCAGCACGCCGGTGTCGATGGCATGGTCGGTGGCCAGGCGATGGACCTCGAGGCCGGGCAGGGCATCGAGAAGCTCGAGACGCTGGAGGCGGTGCACGCCAAGAAGACCGGCGCGCTGTATGCCGCCAGCGGAGCCATGGGCGCGCTGTGTGCCGGCGCCGGCGACGATGTCGTCGCGCGGCTCGAGAAGTGGGGCCTGCAGTTCGGCATCGCGTTCCAGCACGCCGACGACATCCTCGACGACGATCAAGTCGCGCTGCGCGATCAGGCGACCGCGCGGGTCGACGCGCTGGTCGCAAGCTGCCTCGATCTCGCGCAGGATCTCGGTGCCGGTGCCGAGCCGCTGCGGGCGATCGCGAAGTGGGTGCAAGAGCGCACCCACGCCGCCGCGGCCGGCGAGAAGCGGGACTAG
- a CDS encoding serine/threonine protein kinase: MPITPAADDSVWSWPRDAAEVPTVVPAPGTEVDTEGGGLEASTRRFEPARDGLLPGTIIDAQYRIDGIIGAGAMGVVYRAHHLRLDRPVALKLQRTAGEDTARLEREARAMARLSHPNVVGVYDVGTVGGDVYIAMEYIDGCSLRAWLREHPRSWRAALDVCMQAARGLMAAHAAGIVHRDFKPDNVLVGRDARVRVADFGIARGFASPFGADGASPPSLGPDLTRTGSMAGTPAYMAPEQFAGEADQRSDVFALCVVLWESMLGRRPFGGATLAELMANVTQGRIREVGRTEVPPAVVAVLREGLAVAPQRRTSSVANLLAALERAASQGRSTGAIAAAVIGAVVLVLGLLGLAWWSARTTNAPQAPTPAVTVLRIGGEGSDDDDDEPVVSPAMPRPVAQLERTPVVAPPEDDEPAPRVPSEAEGLHAIAELAAGRPADPDALLAAAEVDADRMLAATAAGLMAKDAEAHVDAGNFVRPAWDGRSQLICGFGDKFLLQGETLSLDGTAFLAMYGCQLHLVDCDITADTIVQVMMRAEVTITGGTMRPRDTFVRQLRGSLVVAGVEVASRPRVGIDVLGGTAHVADLTVSADTGVRAGADAKVELVGGRIEGATQAIESGGTAVVSHDGTRVIGPITIGRGSSVAAVSAPVATAPPVPR, encoded by the coding sequence ATGCCAATCACGCCCGCCGCGGACGACTCGGTGTGGTCGTGGCCCCGCGACGCCGCCGAGGTGCCGACCGTCGTGCCGGCCCCTGGCACCGAGGTCGACACCGAGGGCGGCGGGCTCGAGGCCAGCACGCGGCGCTTCGAGCCCGCCCGCGATGGCCTGCTGCCCGGCACCATCATCGACGCGCAGTACCGCATCGACGGCATCATCGGCGCCGGGGCGATGGGCGTGGTCTACCGCGCGCATCACCTCCGCCTCGATCGACCGGTCGCGCTCAAGCTGCAGCGCACCGCCGGTGAGGACACCGCAAGGCTCGAGCGAGAGGCACGAGCGATGGCCCGGCTGTCGCATCCCAACGTGGTCGGGGTCTACGACGTCGGCACCGTCGGTGGAGATGTCTACATCGCGATGGAGTACATCGACGGCTGCTCACTGCGTGCATGGTTGCGCGAGCACCCGCGATCATGGCGGGCTGCGCTCGACGTCTGCATGCAGGCGGCACGTGGGCTCATGGCGGCGCACGCCGCAGGCATCGTCCACCGCGACTTCAAGCCCGACAACGTCCTGGTCGGTCGCGATGCTCGCGTGCGCGTGGCGGACTTCGGCATCGCGCGCGGCTTTGCATCGCCGTTCGGCGCCGACGGAGCATCGCCGCCATCGTTGGGGCCTGATCTGACGCGCACCGGCAGCATGGCGGGCACGCCGGCCTACATGGCCCCAGAGCAGTTCGCCGGCGAGGCCGACCAGCGCAGCGATGTCTTCGCGCTGTGCGTGGTGCTGTGGGAATCGATGCTCGGCCGGCGCCCGTTCGGCGGCGCGACCCTGGCCGAGCTGATGGCCAACGTCACGCAGGGCCGCATCCGCGAGGTCGGGCGCACCGAGGTGCCGCCCGCGGTCGTCGCGGTGTTGCGTGAGGGGCTCGCGGTGGCGCCACAGCGTCGCACGTCGTCGGTCGCCAACCTGTTGGCCGCGCTCGAGCGGGCCGCCTCGCAAGGGCGCTCGACCGGCGCGATCGCGGCCGCGGTGATCGGTGCAGTGGTGCTGGTGCTCGGCCTGCTCGGGCTGGCGTGGTGGTCGGCGCGGACGACCAACGCACCGCAGGCGCCGACCCCCGCCGTGACGGTGTTGAGGATCGGCGGCGAGGGCTCCGACGACGACGACGACGAGCCGGTGGTCTCGCCCGCGATGCCGCGGCCGGTCGCGCAGCTCGAGCGCACGCCCGTCGTCGCGCCGCCGGAGGACGACGAGCCCGCGCCGCGCGTGCCGAGCGAGGCCGAGGGCCTGCATGCGATCGCGGAGCTCGCGGCGGGACGTCCCGCCGATCCTGACGCGCTGCTCGCCGCGGCCGAGGTCGACGCCGATCGCATGCTGGCGGCGACCGCCGCGGGCCTCATGGCGAAGGACGCCGAGGCGCACGTCGACGCCGGCAATTTCGTGCGACCGGCGTGGGACGGTCGCTCGCAGCTCATCTGCGGCTTCGGCGACAAGTTCCTGCTGCAGGGCGAGACGCTCTCGCTCGACGGCACCGCGTTCCTGGCGATGTACGGCTGCCAGCTGCACCTGGTCGACTGTGACATCACGGCCGACACGATCGTGCAGGTGATGATGCGCGCCGAGGTCACGATCACTGGCGGGACGATGCGGCCGCGCGACACCTTCGTCCGGCAGTTGCGCGGCAGCTTGGTCGTTGCCGGTGTCGAGGTTGCGAGCCGGCCGCGGGTCGGCATCGACGTGCTGGGCGGCACCGCCCACGTGGCCGACCTGACCGTGAGCGCCGACACCGGCGTGCGCGCGGGGGCCGACGCGAAGGTGGAGCTGGTCGGCGGGCGCATCGAGGGCGCCACACAGGCGATCGAGAGCGGCGGGACGGCGGTGGTGTCCCACGACGGCACCCGGGTGATCGGGCCGATCACGATCGGCCGCGGATCGAGTGTCGCGGCCGTCTCGGCGCCCGTCGCCACTGCGCCGCCCGTGCCGCGCTGA
- a CDS encoding aminoglycoside phosphotransferase family protein: MTARASATLETARTAAAAWSLQDAPLAVLGGGLINDSFVLSHGRGFVLQRVHPVFAPQVHLNIAAVTTRLRERGVATPELVATDDGALWLERDDGVWRLMTRMPGVSFAKVREPAQAAAAAGLLARFHVALVDLPHSFVGMRTGVHDTDAHLAALREAIAQGRDHRLFAQVDALADAAFELARQLPRTDGVPDRVVHGDPKFNNVLFEGDEGDAARRASCLVDLDTVGPMPLHLELGDMWRSWCNRSGEDANAAAFDLAVHDAALDGYARGRSAPTAPECEALVHGVEWITLELAVRFATDALRERYFGWDATTYSGRGEHNLVRAQGQLSLHRQVLATRAARAGAVARAPWASPPPAAAG; this comes from the coding sequence ATGACGGCCCGCGCGTCGGCCACGCTCGAGACGGCCCGCACCGCGGCGGCGGCGTGGAGCCTGCAGGACGCGCCGCTCGCAGTGCTCGGCGGCGGCCTGATCAACGACTCGTTCGTGCTCTCGCACGGGCGTGGCTTCGTGCTGCAGCGGGTGCACCCGGTGTTCGCACCGCAGGTGCACCTCAACATCGCGGCCGTGACCACGCGGCTGCGCGAGCGCGGCGTGGCGACGCCCGAGTTGGTCGCGACCGACGACGGCGCGCTGTGGCTGGAGCGCGACGACGGCGTGTGGCGGCTGATGACACGGATGCCGGGGGTGTCGTTCGCGAAGGTCCGCGAGCCCGCACAGGCGGCTGCGGCCGCGGGGCTGCTGGCGCGCTTCCACGTCGCGCTGGTCGATCTCCCGCACAGCTTCGTCGGCATGCGCACGGGCGTCCACGACACCGACGCCCACCTCGCAGCGCTCCGCGAGGCGATCGCCCAGGGCCGTGATCACCGGTTGTTCGCGCAGGTCGACGCGCTGGCCGACGCCGCGTTCGAGCTCGCGCGGCAGCTGCCGCGCACCGACGGCGTGCCCGATCGCGTGGTCCACGGCGATCCCAAGTTCAACAACGTGCTGTTCGAGGGCGACGAGGGCGACGCAGCGCGGCGCGCCAGCTGCCTGGTGGATCTCGACACCGTCGGACCGATGCCCCTGCACCTCGAGCTGGGCGACATGTGGCGCTCGTGGTGCAACCGCAGCGGCGAGGACGCGAACGCGGCGGCCTTCGATCTCGCGGTGCACGACGCCGCGCTCGACGGCTACGCGCGGGGACGCAGCGCGCCCACGGCACCAGAGTGCGAAGCGCTCGTCCACGGCGTCGAGTGGATCACGCTCGAGCTCGCGGTGCGCTTCGCGACCGACGCACTGCGCGAGCGCTACTTCGGCTGGGACGCGACGACATATTCGGGCCGCGGCGAGCACAACCTCGTGCGCGCCCAGGGCCAGCTCTCGCTGCATCGACAGGTGCTCGCGACGAGGGCCGCGCGGGCCGGTGCGGTCGCGCGGGCGCCGTGGGCGAGCCCGCCGCCCGCAGCGGCCGGCTGA
- the mtnB gene encoding methylthioribulose 1-phosphate dehydratase — protein sequence MASIGAAAYASLTKIALAENAIALPAAHTRPHVTARERSFESTRATWERRGECRIDTALGVSRASARIADLHCGDGETRPDGAQTGRRQLCGPLLDCRSRGVHASPVPVSDATDIAELVCALCRQFYDLGWVSGTGGGISIKGDDGIYMAPSGVQKERIAAADVFVLDAARLERAEVVRAPADLRLRISECQPLFYAAYRERGAGAVLHSHSLWPVLAARLASPHGGAGVLRLQGFEMLKGLRGKGCFDEVVIPIIPNTARESELTESLTAALRRHADVDAVIVAGHGIYVWGRDWVEAKTQAECLDWLCHATVECSRLPIAVTSAGASERVAS from the coding sequence ATGGCGTCGATCGGCGCGGCCGCGTACGCGAGCTTGACGAAGATCGCCTTGGCCGAGAACGCGATCGCGCTGCCCGCGGCGCACACGAGGCCCCACGTCACCGCGCGCGAACGATCGTTCGAATCGACGAGGGCCACCTGGGAGCGTCGCGGCGAGTGTCGCATCGACACCGCCCTCGGCGTGTCGCGAGCTTCCGCACGCATCGCGGACCTGCACTGCGGCGATGGCGAAACGCGTCCCGACGGGGCCCAAACAGGGCGGCGGCAGCTTTGCGGACCCCTGCTAGACTGCCGGAGCCGAGGCGTTCACGCTTCGCCCGTCCCCGTGTCCGACGCGACCGACATCGCCGAGCTGGTGTGCGCGCTGTGCCGCCAGTTCTACGACCTGGGCTGGGTCTCCGGCACCGGTGGCGGCATCTCGATCAAGGGCGATGACGGCATCTACATGGCGCCGTCGGGGGTTCAGAAGGAGCGCATCGCCGCGGCCGACGTGTTCGTGCTCGACGCGGCTCGGCTCGAGCGCGCCGAGGTGGTGCGGGCGCCCGCCGACCTGCGCCTGCGCATCTCCGAGTGTCAGCCGCTGTTCTACGCGGCATACCGCGAGCGCGGTGCGGGCGCGGTGCTGCACTCGCACTCGCTGTGGCCGGTGCTCGCGGCTCGGCTCGCGTCGCCCCACGGCGGCGCCGGGGTGCTGCGGCTGCAGGGCTTCGAGATGTTGAAGGGCCTGCGCGGCAAGGGCTGCTTCGACGAGGTCGTCATTCCGATCATCCCCAACACCGCGCGCGAGTCGGAGCTGACCGAGTCGCTCACCGCCGCGCTGCGACGTCACGCCGATGTCGACGCGGTGATCGTCGCGGGTCACGGCATCTACGTGTGGGGCCGCGACTGGGTCGAGGCCAAGACCCAGGCCGAGTGCCTCGACTGGCTGTGCCATGCGACCGTGGAGTGCAGTCGTCTACCGATCGCGGTGACGTCCGCGGGCGCGAGCGAGCGGGTGGCGTCGTGA
- a CDS encoding transcriptional repressor → MLEASDAPAAVVDGLMGQFHAYLTKKGLKSTRQRDVIALKFFSAPGHVSIEELLALARAEHPKVGYATVYRTLKLLTECGLAAERRFGEGQTMYETAGDSAHHDHLICVECGHVLEFHSEAIEREQDRVARSFGFNVIRHRHELYGLCPRARGIKGGSCPRQDEQAAGGRGSRQ, encoded by the coding sequence ATGCTCGAGGCCAGCGACGCCCCCGCCGCCGTCGTCGACGGCTTGATGGGACAGTTCCACGCCTACCTCACGAAGAAGGGCCTCAAGTCGACCCGCCAACGCGACGTGATCGCGCTGAAGTTCTTCTCCGCGCCGGGGCACGTCAGCATCGAGGAGCTACTCGCGCTCGCGCGCGCCGAGCACCCCAAGGTCGGCTACGCGACGGTCTACCGCACGTTGAAGCTGCTGACCGAGTGCGGGCTCGCGGCCGAGCGCCGCTTCGGCGAGGGCCAGACGATGTACGAGACCGCCGGCGACAGCGCGCACCACGATCATCTGATCTGCGTGGAGTGCGGCCACGTGCTCGAGTTCCACAGCGAGGCGATCGAGCGCGAGCAGGATCGCGTGGCCCGCAGCTTCGGCTTCAACGTGATCCGCCACCGCCACGAGCTCTACGGGTTGTGCCCGCGGGCACGCGGCATCAAGGGCGGATCGTGTCCGCGTCAGGACGAGCAGGCCGCTGGCGGCCGGGGGTCGCGCCAGTGA
- the radC gene encoding DNA repair protein RadC, with product MPTSRFRTSRAREAAASRDDDRPRERLMLLGAEAMGDVELLALVLGGGHAMARAIAMLDGVGGLRGLVGAGPQELCACDGIGAAGACAVVAAMELGRRAGRLELGHADTMRGPDDVARFARRCYGANPQETFVVLGLDARQRVRLVRTVAIGSVAHVDVHPREVYRPLVRAGMHSVIAVHNHPSGEPEPSQADVELTRRLAEVGRVLGIPLLDHLIVTGTRSVSLAQMGVLPGG from the coding sequence ATGCCGACGTCGAGGTTCCGAACCAGTCGCGCCCGCGAGGCCGCTGCATCGCGCGACGACGATCGTCCGCGTGAGCGGTTGATGCTGCTGGGCGCCGAGGCGATGGGCGACGTCGAGCTGCTCGCGCTGGTGCTCGGCGGCGGCCATGCGATGGCGCGTGCGATCGCAATGCTCGACGGCGTCGGTGGGCTGCGCGGCCTGGTGGGCGCGGGGCCACAGGAGCTGTGCGCCTGCGACGGCATCGGTGCGGCGGGGGCGTGTGCCGTGGTGGCCGCGATGGAGCTGGGGCGCCGCGCAGGGCGACTCGAATTGGGCCACGCCGACACCATGCGCGGCCCCGACGACGTCGCACGCTTCGCGCGGCGCTGCTATGGCGCGAACCCGCAGGAGACCTTCGTCGTGCTCGGGCTCGACGCGCGACAGCGGGTTCGCCTGGTGCGGACGGTGGCGATCGGCTCGGTCGCCCACGTCGACGTGCATCCCCGGGAGGTGTACCGGCCGCTCGTCCGCGCCGGCATGCACTCGGTGATCGCGGTGCACAACCATCCGAGCGGAGAGCCCGAGCCGAGTCAGGCCGATGTCGAGCTCACGCGGCGGCTGGCCGAGGTCGGCCGCGTGCTCGGGATCCCGCTGCTCGATCACCTCATCGTCACGGGTACGCGCAGTGTTTCGCTGGCGCAGATGGGTGTGTTGCCCGGTGGGTGA
- a CDS encoding DMT family transporter, which translates to MTWGLVCAAGSAIAFSAKAIFVKLAYAAAPIDAITLLALRMAYAAPCYAVLLWWSGRGRPRWQPHALVRVVALGMLGYYLASLLDFMGLVYVSAALERMVLFLYPTMVVVIGAALQRRPISRAELWALLLSYAGIGAMMWHDLTVSDDAGATLLGCALVFASAVSYAIYLVGAQSLIAGVGSVRFTSAAILVSSACVGLQFAATRPLAQLAAPASVQLLALAMGLLSTVLPTLLLGAAIKRIGSSRTALVGSMGPVATIGLAAMLLDEPVSLLELLGAGLVLAGVVLVSRPVRAANAGGSDAPAAADTSATPDRDRVRDSARSSSPSRS; encoded by the coding sequence GTGACGTGGGGCCTCGTGTGCGCCGCGGGCAGCGCGATCGCGTTCTCGGCCAAGGCGATCTTCGTCAAGCTCGCGTACGCGGCCGCGCCGATCGACGCCATCACGTTGCTCGCGCTGCGCATGGCGTACGCGGCACCGTGCTACGCGGTGCTGCTGTGGTGGAGCGGGCGCGGGCGTCCACGATGGCAGCCACATGCGCTCGTGCGCGTGGTCGCGCTCGGCATGCTCGGCTACTACCTCGCGAGCCTGCTCGACTTCATGGGCTTGGTCTACGTCTCGGCCGCGCTCGAGCGCATGGTGCTGTTCCTCTACCCGACGATGGTGGTGGTCATCGGCGCCGCGCTGCAACGCCGACCGATCTCGCGGGCCGAGCTGTGGGCGCTGCTGCTCAGCTACGCCGGCATCGGCGCCATGATGTGGCACGATCTGACCGTCTCCGACGACGCCGGCGCGACCCTGTTGGGCTGTGCCTTGGTGTTCGCCAGCGCGGTGTCCTACGCGATCTACCTGGTCGGTGCGCAGTCGCTGATCGCCGGTGTCGGCTCGGTGCGTTTCACGTCGGCGGCGATCCTGGTGTCGTCGGCGTGCGTCGGGCTGCAGTTTGCCGCCACGCGCCCGCTCGCGCAGCTGGCCGCGCCGGCGTCGGTGCAGCTGCTCGCGCTCGCCATGGGCCTGCTCTCGACGGTGCTGCCGACCCTGCTGCTGGGCGCGGCAATAAAGAGGATCGGCTCGTCCCGCACCGCGCTGGTCGGCTCGATGGGCCCGGTCGCAACCATCGGCCTGGCGGCGATGCTGCTGGACGAACCGGTCTCGCTGCTCGAGCTGCTGGGCGCGGGTCTGGTGCTGGCGGGCGTGGTGCTCGTCAGTCGCCCGGTGCGTGCGGCGAATGCCGGGGGCAGTGACGCACCGGCAGCGGCGGATACTTCGGCCACGCCGGATCGCGATCGTGTTCGCGACAGCGCCAGAAGCTCGAGCCCTTCGCGCTCGTGA
- a CDS encoding cupin domain-containing protein, producing MKVTWLGGAHDEGGAREELARVGVLHEVLPLSPDAFQPALDRLAAARGYVEQDIVELQPTTPDLEAIGRKFAGEHLHTDDEVRYVLEGEGIFDIRSADDRWLRVVVEQGDLLVVPANLHHRFMLTERKHIRCVRLFKDRGGWVPHYREAGSA from the coding sequence GTGAAGGTGACCTGGCTCGGGGGTGCGCACGACGAAGGCGGGGCCCGCGAAGAGCTCGCGCGCGTCGGCGTGCTGCACGAAGTGTTGCCGCTGTCGCCCGATGCGTTCCAGCCCGCGCTCGATCGTCTGGCTGCCGCGCGCGGCTACGTCGAGCAGGACATCGTCGAGCTGCAGCCGACCACGCCCGACCTCGAGGCGATCGGACGCAAGTTCGCCGGCGAGCACCTCCACACCGACGACGAGGTGCGCTACGTGCTGGAGGGCGAGGGCATCTTCGACATCCGCAGCGCCGACGATCGTTGGCTGCGGGTGGTGGTCGAGCAGGGCGACCTGCTGGTCGTGCCGGCCAACCTCCACCATCGCTTCATGCTGACCGAGCGCAAGCACATCCGGTGCGTGCGTCTCTTCAAAGACCGCGGCGGCTGGGTGCCGCACTACCGCGAAGCCGGCTCGGCCTAG
- a CDS encoding adenosylhomocysteinase has protein sequence MDTNTNTQKNDYKVADMSLADWGRKEIALAEKEMPGLMALRAKHGKAKPLAGAKIAGCLHMTIQTAVLIETLVELGAEVRWSSCNIFSTQDHAAAAIAARGIPVFAWKGETEEEYWWCVEQSVRWPDGSLPNLLLDDGGDLTIVMHRDHKDALKACKGVSEETTTGVHRLYQMAERGELLLAAINVNDSVTKSKFDNLYGCRESLADGIKRATDIMVAGKTVVIAGYGDVGKGCAQSMRGFGARVIITEIDPICALQAAMEGYQVLTMDEAAPLADIVVTATGCMSVLTKAHMERMKDESIVCNIGHFDSEIEIGALEADKSIKEINIKPQVDRFVFPDGHAIIMLARGRLVNLGCATGHPSFVMSSSFTNQVLAQLALWTESSKYERGKVYVLPKHLDEEVARLHLGKLGAKLTTLTSQQAEYLGVPVGGPFKPEHYRY, from the coding sequence ATGGACACCAACACGAACACGCAGAAGAACGACTACAAGGTCGCGGACATGTCGCTCGCCGACTGGGGCCGCAAGGAGATCGCGCTGGCAGAGAAGGAGATGCCAGGCCTGATGGCGCTGCGCGCCAAGCACGGCAAGGCCAAGCCGCTCGCGGGTGCCAAGATCGCGGGCTGCCTGCACATGACCATCCAGACCGCGGTGCTCATCGAGACGCTCGTCGAGCTCGGTGCCGAGGTGCGGTGGTCGTCGTGCAACATCTTCTCGACGCAGGACCATGCCGCCGCGGCGATCGCCGCCCGTGGCATCCCGGTGTTCGCCTGGAAGGGCGAGACCGAGGAGGAGTACTGGTGGTGCGTGGAGCAGAGCGTGCGCTGGCCCGACGGCAGCCTGCCCAACCTCCTGCTGGACGACGGCGGTGACCTCACGATCGTCATGCACCGCGACCACAAGGACGCGCTGAAGGCGTGCAAGGGCGTCTCCGAGGAGACCACGACGGGCGTGCATCGCCTCTACCAGATGGCCGAGCGTGGCGAGCTGCTGCTGGCCGCGATCAACGTCAACGACTCCGTCACCAAGAGCAAGTTCGACAACCTCTACGGCTGCCGCGAGAGCCTCGCCGACGGCATCAAGCGCGCGACCGACATCATGGTCGCGGGCAAGACGGTCGTCATCGCCGGCTACGGTGACGTCGGCAAGGGCTGCGCCCAATCGATGCGTGGCTTCGGCGCGCGCGTGATCATCACGGAGATCGACCCCATCTGCGCGCTGCAGGCCGCGATGGAGGGCTACCAGGTGCTCACGATGGACGAGGCCGCGCCGCTGGCCGACATCGTCGTGACCGCGACTGGCTGCATGAGCGTGCTGACCAAGGCGCACATGGAGCGGATGAAGGACGAGTCGATCGTCTGCAACATCGGCCACTTCGACTCCGAGATCGAGATCGGCGCGCTCGAGGCCGACAAGAGCATCAAGGAGATCAACATCAAGCCGCAGGTCGATCGCTTCGTGTTCCCCGACGGGCACGCGATCATCATGTTGGCCCGCGGTCGCCTGGTGAACCTCGGGTGCGCCACCGGCCACCCGAGCTTCGTGATGTCGTCGTCGTTCACCAACCAAGTGCTGGCCCAGCTGGCGCTGTGGACGGAGTCGAGCAAGTACGAGCGCGGCAAGGTCTACGTGCTGCCCAAGCACCTGGACGAGGAGGTCGCGCGCCTGCATCTCGGCAAGCTCGGCGCCAAGCTCACCACGCTGACCAGCCAGCAGGCCGAGTACCTCGGCGTGCCGGTCGGCGGGCCGTTCAAGCCCGAGCACTACCGCTACTAG
- the xseB gene encoding exodeoxyribonuclease VII small subunit, protein MARATDKRTPSDTAGEPAAGPGIDAILEQLEQVVGDLEGGTLPLERALERFEQGVALARRGNALLERVEQRVETLLADRHQAVPLAERGEDED, encoded by the coding sequence ATGGCCCGAGCGACCGACAAGCGCACGCCCAGCGACACCGCCGGCGAGCCCGCCGCGGGCCCGGGCATCGACGCGATCCTCGAGCAGCTCGAGCAAGTGGTCGGAGATCTCGAGGGCGGCACCCTGCCGCTCGAGCGAGCCCTCGAGCGCTTCGAGCAGGGGGTCGCGCTCGCGCGGCGCGGCAACGCGTTGCTCGAGCGCGTCGAGCAACGCGTCGAGACCTTGCTGGCCGATCGCCACCAGGCCGTGCCGCTGGCTGAACGTGGCGAGGACGAGGACTGA